From the genome of Arvicola amphibius chromosome 9, mArvAmp1.2, whole genome shotgun sequence, one region includes:
- the LOC121677304 gene encoding LOW QUALITY PROTEIN: uncharacterized protein LOC121677304 (The sequence of the model RefSeq protein was modified relative to this genomic sequence to represent the inferred CDS: inserted 3 bases in 3 codons; deleted 1 base in 1 codon; substituted 4 bases at 4 genomic stop codons), with protein MGQSLTTPLSLTLDHWADVRDQAXHQSVEVRKKKWVTFCSSEWPTFEVGWPRDGTFNLEIISQVKARVFNPEPHGHPDQVAYIITWESLAYDPPSWVKPFVSPHGTPSSKKTAAHSPSPSPLPNSASSSLYPTLLRKEKPPKPSAAPPVLPPNPDSPLIDLLSEDPPPYVAPXSPEGPEAVAAAGGLPPLESLAPSRMAGRLSGKREPPPDSTSHALPLREGPNGQQQYWPFSASDLYNWKQHNPPFSKDPMVLTNLIESILVMHQPTWDDCQQLLQALLTSEEKQSFSXKHVPGDNGRPTQLPNEIDAAFPLTCPEWDFTTPAGRGHLRLYCQLLIAGLGGAARRPTNLAQVKQVIQGNEETPSAFLERLKEAYRMYTPYDPEDPGQATSVSMSFIWQSSPDIRSKLQRLEGLQGYTLQDLLKEAERIFNRRETPEEKEERLWQRMKEAQEERDKKKNKELSSLLNTVVQGQNREGGRLGGRKGAKVDKDQCAYCKERGHWVRDCPKKPKGPRKPKTQTSLLTLEDXVIQGQEPPPPEPRVTLNVGGQPITFLVDTGAQHSVLTQTPGPFSVRSAWVQGATGGKRYXWMTDRKVQLATGKVTHAFLHVPDCSYPLLGRDLLTKLKAQIHFEEKGAKVTGPSGGPLQILTLQLEDEYRLYEPPGHQTIDMTPWLNDFPLAWAETGGMGLALQQSPIVIQLKATATPVSIKQYPMSHEAYQGIRPHIKRLLDQGILTPCRSPWNTPLLPVKKPGTGDYRPVWDLRDVNKRVEDIHPMVPNPYNLLSTLPPSHVWYTVLDLKDAFFCLRLHLKSQHLFAFEWKDPDLGLSGQLTWTRLPQGFKNSPTLFDEALHRDLADFRVQYPALILLQYVDDLLLVAASKKECQEGTRALLRTLGQLGYRASAKKAQICQQQVIYLGYQLRDGQRWLTEACKQTITRIPVPQTPRQLREFLGTAGFCRLWIPGFVEMAVPLYPLTKQGTMFKWEGEQQAAFENIKQALLTSPALGLPDLTKPFELFIDERQGYAKGVLTQKLGPWRRPVAYLSKKLDPVASGWPPCLRMVAAIAVLTKDASKLTLGQPLTILAPHAVEALVKQLPDRWLSNARMTYYQAMLLDADRVQFGPVVALNPATLLPLPEEAEQHDCLQILAEMHGTRLDLTDRPLQDADYTWYTDGSSFLENGEWRAGAAVTTETEVIWAEALPAGTSAQRVDLIALTQALQMAEGKKLNVYTDSRYAFATAHIHGEIYRRQGLLTSEGKEIKNKTEILALLRALFLPLKLSIMHCPGHQKGHSPGAKGNRLADTAAREVALKSTNISRAFPLTDKGDAQLPRCAWPYSQEDIDLLKKMGATYDPKEQHWIFKGKAVMPMRLTHELLEHLHKLTHLGTKKMRTLLEXQEIGPYLLNRDEALQEVTDKCKACAQVNAGKSKLGPGIRVRGHRPGVHWETDFTEVKPGLYGYKYLLVFMDTFSGWVEALPTKHETATVVTKKLLEEIFPRYGTPQVLGTDNGPAFVSQVSELVAKLLGIKWKLHCAYRPQSSGQVERMNRTIKETLSKLALATGSKDWVLLLPLALYRACNTPGPHGLTPFEILYGAPPRLXTSSIQTLLILLTAPLWKLICRHYRLYKEVWKPLAAAYREQLDKLEVPHPFQIGDTVWVCRHQSWNLEPRWKGPYTVLLTTPTALKVDRITAWIHASHVKAAHTTEEAEPTVTSSWKIQRTQNPLKIRLVRGDS; from the exons ATGGGACAATCATTAACGACCCCCTTGAGTCTCACTCTAGATCACTGGGCTGATGTCCGGGACCAAG GACACCAGTCGGTCGAAGTTCGAAAGAAGAAATGGGTGACTTTTTGCTCATCCGAATGGCCCACTTTCGAAGTGGGATGGCCACGAGATGGCACCTTTAATCTTGAAATTATTTCACAGGTAAAAGCACGAGTGTTCAATCCAGAACCCCACGGACACCCAGACCAAGTTGCCTACATTATCACTTGGGAAAGCCTGGCATACGATCCCCCATCCTGGGTCAAGCCATTTGTCA GCCCCCACGGCACGCCCTCCTCCAAGAAAACAGCTGctcactccccttctccctcccccctccccaactccGCCTCTTCCTCCCTATACCCAACCCTCCTTAGGAAAGAGAAACCTCCAAAACCCTCTGCAGCACCTCCTGTTCTTCCCCCGAACCCTGATTCTCCCCTCATCGACCTCCTGTCAGAAGATCCCCCTCCCTATGTAGCTC AGAGCCCAGAGGGGCCAGAAGCGGTGGCTGCAGCAGGCGGATTGCCCCCTCTGGAGTCTCTGGCTCCCTCACGTATGGCCGGACGACTGAGTGGCAAACGTGAGCCACCCCCTGATTCTACCTCTCACGCCCTTCCCCTGAGGGAGGGTCCGAATGGCCAACAACAGTACTGGCCATTTTCAGCCTCTGATCTTTACAATTGGAAACAGCACAACCCTCCCTTTTCCAAGGATCCGATGGTGTTAACTAATCTAATTGAGTCTATTTTAGTCATGCACCAGCCCACTTGGGATGATTGTCAGCAGCTCTTACAGGCTCTGTTGACCTCAGAGGAGAAACAGAGTTTTT GGAAGCACGTCCCGGGTGACAACGGACGCCCGACCCAGCTACCAAATGAAATTGATGCGGCCTTCCCCTTAACATGCCCAGAATGGGACTTCACCACCCCTGCAGGTAGGGGACATCTACGTCTTTACTGCCAATTGCTCATAGCCGGTCTC GGGGGGGCAGCACGCCGTCCCACCAATTTGGCTCAGGTAAAGCAGGTAATACAAGGAAATGAGGAGACACCCTCAGCATTTCTAGAGAGACTTAAGGAAGCATACAGAATGTATACTCCCTATGACCCCGAGGACCCTGGACAAGCCACTAGCGTATCAATGTCCTTCATTTGGCAGTCCAGTCCAGACATTAGAAGCAAGTTACAGAGACTAGAGGGTCTACAGGGATATACTTTACAGGATTTAttaaaggaggcagaaaggattTTTAATAGAAGAGAGActccagaagaaaaggaagagagactaTGGCAGAGAATGAAAGAGGCCCAGGAGGaaagggacaaaaagaaaaataaggaactaAGCAGTCTGCTTAACACCGTAGTTCAGGGACAAAATAGAGAGGGAGGTAGGCTGGGAGGCCGAAAGGGGGCCAAGGTGGACAAAGACCAATGTGCCTACTGCAAGGAACGAGGACATTGGGTCAGAGATTGCCCCAAGAAGCCCAAAGGACCCCGGAAACCTAAAACTCAGACCTCTCTCTTGACATTGGAGGATTAGGTAATTCAGGGccaggagccccccccccccgagcccAGGGTAACTCTTAACGTCGGGGGGCAACCAATCACCTTCCTAGTGGACACCGGAGCCCAGCACTCAGTCTTGACCCAGACACCGGGGCCGTTCAGTGTGCGATCCGCTTGGGTCCAAGGGGCCACCGGTGGTAAAAGATACTGATGGATGACCGACCGGAAGGTTCAGCTGGCTACTGGTAAGGTGACGCATGCCTTTCTGCATGTTCCGGACTGTTCCTATCCCCTATTGGGTAGGGACCTCCTCACCAAACTAAAAGCCCAAATTCATTTTGAGGAAAAAGGGGCCAAGGTAACAGGCCCAAGTGGCGGTCCTCTTCAAATCTTAACTCTCCAGCTGGAGGATGAATATAGACTTTATGAGCCCCCAGGGCACCAGACAATTGACATGACCCCTTGGCTCAATGACTTTCCACTGGCATGGGCCGAGACAGGGGGGATGGGGCTAGCCTTGCAACAGTCCCCAATCGTCATTCAGCTAAAGGCTACAGCTACCCCCGTCTCAATTAAACAGTATCCCATGTCCCATGAGGCATATCAGGGTATAAGACCCCACATAAAAAGACTCTTGGACCAGGGCATTCTTACTCCCTGCCGGTCGCCATGGAACACCCCTCTCCTGCCCGTGAAAAAGCCAGGAACTGGGGATTATCGGCCCGTATGGGACCTGAGGGACGTTAACAAAAGGGTGGAAGACATACACCCTATGGTCCCTAACCCTTATAATCTGCTGAGTACTCTGCCGCCATCCCACGTCTGGTACACAGTGTTAGACTTAAAGGATGCCTTCTTCTGCTTGCGCTTACACCTGAAAAGTCAGCACCTTTTTGCCTTTGAATGGAAGGACCCAGATCTCGGACTTTCGGGTCAGCTAACCTGGACCAGACTCCCCCAGGGATTCAAAAATAGTCCTACCCTCTTTGATGAGGCTTTACACCGGGACTTGGCAGATTTTAGAGTTCAATACCCTGCCCTGATCCTCCTCCAGTATGTTGATGACCTCCTCCTGGTGGCTGCTTCCAAGAAGGAATGTCAGGAGGGCACGAGAGCCCTCCTACGGACATTGGGACAGTTAGGATATCGGGCTTCAGCTAAAAAGGCCCAAATATGCCAGCAGCAAGTCATCTATCTGGGATACCAACTGAGGGACGGACAACGATGGCTGACCGAGGCATGCAAACAGACTATCACCCGCATCCCTGTCCCTCAGACCCCTCGCCAATTGAGGGAATTCCTGGGGACAGCTGGATTTTGCCGCCTTTGGATTCCAGGGTTCGTAGAAATGGCTGTACCTCTGTATCCTCTCACCAAACAGGGGACAATGTTCAAATGGGAGGGAGAACAACAGGCGGCTTTTGAGAACATTAAACAGGCCCTGCTGACCTCCCCAGCATTAGGCCTCCCCGACCTCACCAAACCCTTTGAATTGTTTATAGATGAGAGACAGGGCTACGCGAAAGGGGTCCTAACTCAGAAACTAGGCCCCTGGAGGCGCCCTGTAGCCTACCTATCCAAGAAACTCGACCCTGTCGCATCGGGATGGCCGCCCTGTCTGCGAATGGTAGCGGCCATTGCCGTCCTTACCAAGGATGCGAGTAAATTGACTCTGGGTCAGCCATTGACCATCCTGGCACCCCATGCAGTGGAGGCCTTAGTCAAACAGCTTCCAGATCGCTGGCTTTCTAATGCCCGCATGACTTACTACCAAGCCATGCTCCTGGATGCTGACCGAGTGCAATTCGGACCTGTGGTTGCTCTCAACCCCGCAACCCTGCTCCCCTTGCCTGAAGAGGCAGAGCAACATGATTGCCTCCAGATCCTTGCGGAAATGCACGGGACCAGACTGGATCTGACAGATCGCCCTCTCCAGGACGCTGACTACACCTGGTACACCGATGGTAGCAGCTTCCTGGAAAACGGGGAGTGGAGAGCGGGGGCAGCAGTAACTACGGAAACAGAGGTAATTTGGGCTGAAGCCCTACCAGCGGGTACCTCAGCCCAGAGAGTAGACCTCATCGCATTGACCCAGGCGCTCCAGATGGCAGAAGGTAAGAAGCTTAATGTCTATACGGACAGTCGATACGCCTTTGCCACTGCTCACATACATGGGGAAATTTACCGACGGCAAGGGTTGCTGACCTCAgagggaaaagaaattaaaaacaagactGAGATATTGGCGCTGCTTAGAGCCCTATTTTTGCCTCTCAAATTAAGCATCATGCACTGTCCTGGCCACCAAAAGGGCCATAGCCCAGGGGCAAAGGGAAATCGATTGGCAGATACAGCCGCCAGGGAAGTTGCCCTAAAAAGCACCAACATCTCCCGAGCTTTTCCCCTGACTGACAAGGGAGATGCACAACTACCCCGGTGCGCATGGCCCTATAGTCAGGAGGACATTGATCTCCTAAAGAAAATGGGGGCCACCTATGACCCCAAAGAACAACACTGGATTTTTAAAGGAAAGGCTGTTATGCCCATGAGGCTCACCCATGAACTGTTAGAACACCTACATAAATTGACCCATCTAGGAACCAAAAAGATGAGAACTCTCTTGGAGTGACAGGAGATTGGCCCCTACCTACTGAACCGAGATGAGGCCCTACAAGAGGTGACCGATAAATGTAAAGCCTGTGCTCAAGTAAATGCAGGCAAGTCCAAGCTCGGACCAGGGATCCGGGTACGGGGACATCGTCCCGGTGTGCACTGGGAAACTGACTTCACTGAAGTCAagcccggcctctatggctatAAATACCTCCTGGTGTTCATGGACACCTTCTCAGGATGGGTAGAAGCTCTCCCCACCAAACATGAAACAGCGACGGTGGTGACAAAGAAACTCCTGGAAGAAATCTTTCCCAGGTATGGAACGCCTCAGGTCCTGGGCACCGACAACGGGCCCGCCTTCGTTTCCCAGGTAAGTGAGTTGGTGGCTAAGCTTTTGGGGATTAAATGGAAATTACATTGTGCATACAGACCCCAAAGTTCAGGGCAGGTAGAGCGTATGAACAGGACAATTAAGGAAACTTTATCCAAATTGGCACTTGCAACTGGCTCTAAAGACTGGGTGCTCCTCCTGCCGCTGGCCTTATACAGGGCCTGCAATACCCCAGGTCCCCATGGATTGACTCCCTTTGAGATACTGTATGGGGCGCCACCCCGTTTATAAACTTCTTCGATTCAAACATTGCTGATTTTGCTAACAGCCCCTCTCTGGAAGCTCATTTGCAGGCATTACAGATTGTATAAAGAGGTCTGGAAACCACTCGCTGCAGCCTACCGGGAACAACTGGACAAGCTGGAGGTGCCACACCCTTTTCAAATAGGAGATACCGTGTGGGTCTGCCGACACCAGTCCTGGAATTTGGAGCCTCGGTGGAAAGGCCCTTACACCGTCCTCCTGACCACCCCAACGGCACTGAAAGTTGACCGCATCACAGCCTGGATCCACGCCTCCCACGTCAAGGCCGCCCACACCACCGAGGAGGCCGAGCCAACTGTGACCTCATCATGGAAGATCCAGCGCACCCAAAACCCCTTAAAGATAAGACTTGTTCGGGGAGACTCTTAA